A genome region from Candidatus Zixiibacteriota bacterium includes the following:
- a CDS encoding GNAT family N-acetyltransferase → MQPINLIGPRVIVRDMIADDIPLWYTWYWESNPEMTTCRPFTRKPIEQVVEHVKEHFEKRDVIFLAVRRRNDDEFLGRLTLFNLNERNHSIEVGYMIGPPYRRQGFTREALALILPYLFEQENINKVTAQTGAFNQPSLALLEHFGFQLEGRLRQHHWYNGVLYDDLLYSLLAAEYGTRPAT, encoded by the coding sequence ATGCAACCCATCAACCTGATTGGACCGCGCGTCATCGTACGCGACATGATCGCCGATGATATCCCGCTTTGGTACACCTGGTACTGGGAATCGAATCCGGAGATGACCACTTGTCGGCCGTTCACCAGGAAGCCAATCGAGCAGGTGGTCGAGCACGTCAAAGAACACTTCGAAAAGCGCGACGTCATTTTCCTGGCGGTGCGCCGGCGCAACGATGACGAATTCCTCGGCCGCCTGACGCTGTTCAATCTCAACGAGCGCAATCACTCGATCGAAGTCGGTTACATGATCGGCCCGCCGTATCGTCGACAGGGTTTCACGCGCGAGGCGCTGGCACTGATCCTGCCCTACCTCTTTGAGCAGGAGAATATCAACAAGGTCACCGCGCAGACCGGCGCCTTTAATCAGCCGTCGCTCGCGCTGCTGGAGCATTTCGGATTCCAGCTTGAAGGTCGCTTGCGCCAACATCACTGGTACAACGGCGTCCTCTATGATGACCTCCTCTACAGCCTGCTGGCCGCGGAATATGGCACCCGACCTGCAACCTGA